Proteins co-encoded in one Stomoxys calcitrans chromosome 5, idStoCalc2.1, whole genome shotgun sequence genomic window:
- the LOC106087674 gene encoding ATPase inhibitor A, mitochondrial-like, producing the protein MLLTLRRFTQRLYPKQIQLSKMSQVGELGSGAGKGGGGGGSIREAGGSFGKMEAAREEEFFHKQQREQLKNLKTKTETAKPNDQNNK; encoded by the exons ATGTTATTGACATTGAGACGTTTCACTCAAAGATTATATCCTAAACAAATACA ACTTTCGAAAATGTCGCAAGTAGGTGAATTGGGCAGTGGTGCTGGCAAAGGGGGTGGCGGCGGTGGTTCTATCCGCGAGGCTGGAGGTAGTTTTGGCAAAATGGAAGCTGCACGCGAAGAGGAGTTCTTCCACAAACAACAAAGAGAACAACTAAAGAATTTGAAGACCAAAACAGAAACAGCTAAACCAAATGAtcaaaacaacaagtaa